A part of Miscanthus floridulus cultivar M001 chromosome 6, ASM1932011v1, whole genome shotgun sequence genomic DNA contains:
- the LOC136459876 gene encoding probable glycerol-3-phosphate dehydrogenase [NAD(+)] 1, cytosolic — MVGSVHVNGSVHGGNGTATEERLDELRRLLGKSEGDLLKIVSVGAGAWGSVFAALLQDAYGHFRDKVQIRIWRRPGRTVDRSTAEHLFEVINSREDVLRRLIRRCAYLKYVEARLGDRTLYADEILKDGFCLNMIETPLCPLKVVTNLQEAVWDADIVVNGVPSTETREVFDEISKYWKERISVPVIISLAKGIEASLDPIPRIITPTQMISSATGVPTENILYLGGPNIASEIYNKEYANARICGSNKWRKPLAKFLRQPHFIVWDNSDLVTHEVMGGLKNVYAIGAGMVAALTNESATSKSVYFAHCTSEMIFITHLLTEQPEKLAGPLLADTYVTLLKGRNAWYGQMLAKGELSPDMGDSIKGKGMIQGVSAVGAFFELLSQPSLSVQHPEENKQVAPAELCPILKRLYRILIKRELPARDILQALRDETMNDPRERIEMAQSHAFYRPSLLGKP; from the exons ATGGTTGGGAGCGTGCACGTCAATGGATCGGTCCACGGTGGCAATGGCACGGCCACGGAGGAGCGGTTGGACGAGCTGCGCCGGTTGCTCGGCAAGTCGGAGGGGGACCTGCTCAAGATCGTCAGCGTCGGCGCCGGCGCGTGGGGCAGCGTCTTCGCCGCTCTCCTGCAGGACGCCTACGGCCATTTCCGGGACAAGGTGCAGATAAGGATCTGGCGCCGCCCGGGCCGGACGGTGGACCGCTCCACCGCGGAGCACCTGTTCGAGGTGATCAACTCCAGGGAGGACGTGCTCAGGCGCCTCATCCGCCGCTGCGCCTACCTCAAGTACGTCGAGGCGCGGCTCGGAGACCGCACGCTGTATGCTGACGAGATACTGAAGGATGGGTTCTGTCTGAACATGATCGAGACGCCGCTCTGCCCTCTCAAGGTCGTCACCAACCTGCAGGAGGCCGTCTGGGATGCCGACATCGTCGTGAATGGGGTGCCGTCCACCGAGACGAGGGAGGTGTTTGATGAGATCAGCAAGTATTGGAAGGAGAGGATCAGTGTTCCGGTGATAATTTCCCTCGCCAAGGGAATTGAGGCCTCGTTGGATCCAATACCTCGTATCATTACACCTACTCAAATGATTAGCTCTGCAA CTGGAGTTCCGACTGAGAATATACTCTATCTTGGAGGACCAAACATCGCCTCAGAAATTTATAACAAAGAGTATGCAAACGCTCGAATCTGTGGATCCAACAAGTGGAGGAAGCCTCTTGCTAAGTTTTTGAGGCAACCACATTTCATTGTCTGGGACAACAGTGATCTTGTCACTCATGAGGTGATGGGTGGCCTAAAGAATGTCTATGCAATTGGCGCAG GAATGGTGGCAGCTTTAACAAACGAGAGTGCAACAAGCAAATCTGTATATTTTGCTCATTGCACGTCAGAGATGATATTCATTACTCATTTGCTGACAGAGCAACCCGAGAAACTCGCTGGTCCTCTTCTGGCTGACACTTATGTAACTCTTCTAAAAGGTCGCAATGCATGGTATGGCCAAATGCTTGCCAAGGGAGAGTTGAGTCCTGACATGGGTGATAGTATCAAGGGAAAGGGAATGATTCAG GGTGTCTCTGCCGTTGGTGCATTTTTTGAGCTGCTTAGTCAGCCCAGCTTAAGTGTGCAGCACCCGGAAGAAAACAAGCAGGTTGCTCCAGCTGAGCTATGCCCAATCCTGAAAAGGCTTTACAGAATACTGATTAAAAG GGAGCTCCCAGCAAGGGACATTCTCCAAGCCCTGAGGGATGAAACGATGAATGATCCTCGGGAAAGGATTGAGATGGCACAAAGCCATGCATTCTACCGCCCGTCTCTCCTTGGAAAACCATGA